GTCTGTGGTGGACGGTCGGCTATGCCTTCTTGGCCAAGTACTCCAGGGAGCTGATACACACCTGCGTGATGACTTTGTCCTGCCCCTcatcttcccttctttctcctccGTCTCCACTCTGTCCCGAACATCCTGCATCTTGAGGCCACCCCCTCTTCTCAGGGATTTCTGTAACTTTAGGCGCCTCACTGCACTCTCCTCGCCATAGCTCCAGCCCTCCCCATGCCGTGCTGGTCTTTCGGCCTTCTCTCCACCCTCCATTCCACGCcttccccccccaccaccccatggctggGGTCTCAAGGTTTATAGTATAAGCCTTGGCGGGCAGGGCCCCAAGGTTGCTGGTTACCCTTGAAACTTCGGCAGACCTtggcgggagggaggagggagggagaatcaTGGGTTGGTGTGagttgctgggggtgggggagggatgcggGAGACCTAGGCTGACTGAGACATAGGACAATGACCTTGctgtggagagagaggagaaaggatgaatatattaattacatgcacacacacacacacatatacggaTATTAATACTTAAAAAGTAGGGTGATCGACCTGCTCAGTTTGCCCAGGATGTAAGGCTTTCAGTGTTAAAACTGGGAGGGTCTTGGGGAGGCCAGGATGAGTCGGTCACCCTGCCAAAAAGTGACCTAAGCATGGCTTCCAAGCAGCACAGGGGAAAGAGCTAATTACGATGAAGTGACCAGCTTGAGCCCAGTTGGGTGGGGTCAGTCAGACAGTGCTTCCTGGAGAAGTGAGTTGAAGGAGGCCTCAAGCTCTGGAGAGGGCCTCCTGCACGGGCGCTGGCAGGGAGACCAGGGATCTCCCAGGGTCTGGGGAGGTCCTGGAGGGCTCTGTGTAAGGGGCACTGTGCGAGCTGAGCCTGAAatttggagggggaggagggtagGCCTCCCAGGCAGGATTCTCAATGTCCCCAGTGTGAACAAAGGCTCTAGCCTGCACATACTTTCCCTGGGGGAGGTGCTGGGGGATGGGCACCGAGGCCAGTTACAAGCTGGTCCTGGCCCACTGGGAGCTCCAAGCGACTGGCTGTGCTCCCGTGGTGGGAACACGCGCAGCCCATTTGGGACAGTGGCACTTAGCCGAGTCAGGCACTGTCTGCACGGCATCTCATCGCATCCCCAAGACAAGTTGCGAAGCAGGTGGCATGGCTCTTGCTTCACAGGTGAGAACTGAGCGAGGCTGCCCAAGGCCCCACCTCTGAGCAGGGAAGGCCTGGGTTCTGAGCGTGGGCACTCCGATAGCAGAGCCTGCTCTTAAGCTCCACGCTGGGCCATTCAGTAATCAACCACTGGACACTGACATGATCCAGGCACAGCTTGGCACTGGGAACGTGGGTGTGAGCAGGACAGACGTGGTCCCCATGCTCAAGGACCTGACAGTCTACCGTGGGAGTTTGTGGAGTGGTGGGAAGAGGGTTTATGCGGTACTCTAGGGCTCTGAtgcggcgggggcggggtgtACAGGATGGGTACCTAACccagcctggaggaggtgacGTCCAGATTGCTGTCTCAAGGACAGAAGGAGCAGCCCGGTGGGGCAGGGGAATGGGTAAGAGGCCAGAGGGCCCCAGGCACAGAGAACCATGTGACAAAGACCCAGAGGAAAGAGAATGCGGGTTTGGGGACCGTTGAGTTCAGGAAGGTGGGCGTGTGCAGTGAGGGTGGAGGGGTGagagcagaggctggaggaggTAGGTGGGCACAGATCCTTGTGGCTGGGAAGCCACTGACCAGCTTGGACTCAGGCAGTTTCTCTTGGTGCTGGCCACCCCCTTCCCTCCATCAGAGTCCCCTGGGGGACTTGTGAAAATACACATTTCTGGGCCTAGTCCCCACCTAATCAAACTGTGTCTGGGGCCCAGGAATCAACATTTGAAAACAAACCCCTGCCTGCTGCTATAGGTGGTTGGCTTCAGTGAAGGGTTTTAGGCAAGGGTCTGGAAGCACCCGGTTTTTGATCTGGAGCCCTCTCTCTGCCTgcagggcagacagcagagcGAGAGGCAGGGCTGGTGGCCGGAGGAGCAGTGGGGAGGATGGGGGTCTGATTGGACAGGGTAGAGGGGAGTCAGGGAGGAGCCCCAGCTTCTGACCCCGGAGCTGAGAGGGAgaggtttgggggaggggaggactgaCTTTCATCCCAATGGGTGTGAGGTGTGTGAGGTGAGCTGTTCAGGGGTCTCAGGCTTGGTGGGAGGTCTGGGCAGAAGAGAGAGAGTAGAATGTCATCAGTAAGTCCAAGGGAATTTGAGGTCACAGGAGGGAACGGATGACAATTCCCCAGAGAATGTGTGCGGGGGCAAGGGAAGGGGGGGTCTCAGATTGGAAGAACCTCAGAGAATATTCTTGTTAGAGGGGGGACAGAAAAAGGGGCCTGGAAAAGAGCAGCCAGAGGGATTGGAGGGACCTGTGAGAGCTAGGGAGGAGGGGCATCCTGGAAGATGAGGCCAGTCCTGTGAGAGAACCAGTAAACAGGCCCAGCGGATTGAGCCTTGCGGAGGTGGCCTTGGAGAGAGCCCTGTGAGCTGGAGGGAAGCCTCCACAGCTGGAAAGAAGGGAAGATAAGATGGAAAGGCGGATAGCGTCCGGTATTGACCTCCAGCCTCAGCAGTTTGAACTTTGCCCCACGGCAGGACAGCCAGGGAAGGTTTGTGAGCCAGGTGGTGACATACAACTACCACGAAAACCACAGTGACGGTAATGACAGCTTTTGATTGAACACTCACAGCAGGTCACTCCCTGGGCTAAGGGTGTAGGCTTTGCTCATTTCATCCAGAACCCCACACCAGAAGGAATGTTCTGTGGTCCAGTAAGGAACATTCCAGCGGCACAGAGTCAGATAGCAGTGGGGCTGGGTTGGCCCCGCGGCTGTTGACTCCAAAGCTGCAGCTCTTCAAGGGCACAGCGACGTCAGCGGGGCttgagggggatggggagagtcGGGAGGCACGATGGGCGCGTGGGGAGCCGGGACTTGGGTGCCCGCAGTGGGATGTGGACAAAGGCGAGGAGCTGAGCGTGAGGCTTTGCTGGCGGGAGGGCTGCTGGAGGGCGGGAGCTCGTTTGCCTCGAGTCCCACTGAATCGGGAGTGTGGAATCGCGCAAGAGCCTGATCGGGGCGCGAGGCAGGGTAGTGTCATCCACGGGAGCCCCATCTGCTTGACCCTGAACCTGCTGGTGGCCCAGAGTCTCACCATCCTGACCTCCGGGATGGTTCCCAACAACCCTGAGAGGGGCGTGTCATCTGTCCCGGTTTACAGAGGAAGAGACTGAGACCCAGGCGGACGCTGGGACTTGCCGGGGCCATGCGGCTGTTCGGTGGCAGAGCTACACCACACTTGTCTGCCCGACCCCCAAACCTGAGCCTTCCCCACGGCCCCTCTGGGTGCCCCGGGGTGAGGGGCAGGCAGTGTGGAACCAACATACGAGTGAGATTGTTTTTTCTACGACTAGGAGTAGGGCCACTTCCATCCCCCTCGGCTCCCCTCATGCCCCAGCTGTGCCTCGAAGTCTCTGTCCTGCTGGTCCGCTTTCCAACAGGATGGTCTTGGAGGCTAGAGCTAAAGCAGGTATGAGTTTCCAAGGGTGGTTCTCAGGTCATGTATGGGCTGGGCATTTCTAGAAGTGTCCGCGGGTTCTAGGGCAGGGCTGTCTGTCACGTCTGTCCCAAGTAGACGAAGAAGCTCCCCTGACACAACTCCAGTGGAGGGAAAGCTGCCGTCTTCCTCGGTTGGCCAGAGTTCTCGCCCTCTCAGTGGGCTGGCGGTCCTTGAAGTCTGGCCTCGGCTGCCCTGGCGCTGTGCTGCCCACTCCTCTAGCCCGGCTCTCTAGGCAGATGGGGAGTCGTGGGCCTTTCTCTCTCCTTGCAGAGGGTCAAGGCCACCTTGTTAGCCCACTGAGCTGGGCTCTCCTGCTTTGTCCTGGGAAGGGCAGGACCCACAGGGGCCCGCCTCGGCCCCACCAGCCATTGCCTTCTCCCCCAGCACCACTCCCAGGCCCATGTGGACATCTACGAGAAGCAGCTGGTGCCCTTCGGCCTGGTGCGCTTTGGCGTGGCGCCCGACCACCCCGAGGTGAAGGTGGGTCTCTCTGGGCTCGGAGCGGGGCTTTGGAGACTTTGGTCGaggtgaggagggaagggaggctcCCTGACCGCATGGAATGACCCCAGGCCCTCTGGGGGGATGCCACCCCGGACATTGTGGGGTGAGGGTGGCACAGTCCCGGGCCCTGGAGCTGCCCCACCCTCTAACCCCTCCCACTCCGGGCCCCGGCAGAATGTCATCAACACTTTTACCCGGACGGCCCACTCTGACCGCTGTGCCTTCCACGGCAACGTGGTGGTGGGCAGGGATGTGACCGTGCGGGAGCTGCGGGACGCCTACCACGCCGTGGTGCTGGTGAGCGCAgacggcggggggtggggtggggtggggcagggctgccGCAGTGCTTGGTGGCAGCGGGTAGAAGACCTAGGGGTGAGGGCCACAGCGGAGGCtgtggaggaggagcaggaaagAGGCCGCTGGGAGCCCGGCGGGGGCTGCCTGGCCCCTTAGCCGCTGCTGAGGCCTCTGGGTCTTTCCTCAGAGCTACGGGGCAGAGGACCATAAGGCCCTGGAGATCCCCGGACAGGAGCTGCCTGGTGTGTTCTCAGCCCGGGCCTTTGTGGGCTGGTACAATGGGCTTCCTGAGAACCGGGAGGTGAGTTTGGGGAGCACTCCCCCTGCCTCTTCCTCCCCACTCCTCAGCCGGGGCCAGGGGCAGCTCTTGGCTGCCGCAGCTCGGGGAAGAGGGAGCCACAGGCCTGGGAAGCTCGCAGTGAGATGAGATGTGAAACATCAGACTGACCGAGGCGGGAGGCCTCTGGGAAGAGGGGGTGCTGGGTCGGGGTGGAGGGACCTGAGCTGAAGCTCAGGGCAGGTGGACTTTCCGAGAGTAGGGGAGCCTGAGGGTGCGGCTGGGGACTGGGCATGAGGCTGAGATTAGCCTGACTGGGGCCGAGGTTAGGGGACCCCTATCCAGACCTCTGTCCTCCAGCTGGCGCCGGACCTGAGCTGTGACACGGCCGTGGTTCTGGGGCAGGGGAATGTGGCTCTGGATGTGGCCCGGATCCTGCTGACACCACCTGAGCACCTGGAGGTGAGTGGGTAGGTCAAGGGCTGGAGGGGTGGAGGGCGGGTCACACCAAGGAGAGGGTGCCCCTGCCTGCAGGGTTTGGGCCTCGTCCCTCCAcgctgagcctctgtttccccttGGTGCTGGGCAGAGGCCTTCTAGAAGGCAGCCTGTGAGCTTCGTCTCATACCATTTGAAACCCCTTCATTTTCTGCAGctaaataggctttttttttttttttttttgcatggtacgcgggcctctcactgctgtggcctctccctttgcggagcacaggctccggacgcgcaggctcagcggccatggctcacgggcccagccgctccgcggcatgtggcatcttcccagaccggggcacgaacccgtgtcccctgcatcggcaggcggactctcaaccactgcgacaccagggaagccccataggcttttttaaaaaaagttttcagtATACACACACCATTCCTCTTGCTCAGAACCCTCTCAGCTCACCTTCTGCCCGTTAACCTGTTTGCATCTTTTAGTTCTTGGTTCAGTtgtcccttcctccaggaagcctccatGGACCTGAATAGGTCCATTTCCCTGTAATACTCTCCTCCCACAGACTTGGCTACTTCTGTTTCAAAGCATGTTGTCACCACtgcaattttatactttttatggaATATTCGATAAGTCTCTTTCTCCATCAGATCAGAAGCTCTGTGAAGGCCGGTACCATGTCTCTTTTGCTCACCATTGACACCCCGCCACCCATGCCCtttgcacagtgtctggcacgtggtaaacactcagtaaacacttgttgaatgaagAGCGTGGGCCTGGTTTGCTACTGCTTGGAGCCATTTGCAGAATTGgcagcagtgctccatctggccACCGGGGGGGTGGGTAGTGGTGCCATTTCAGGCTGCCAACCTTCTCACCGCCCAGCTAATGGAGAGGTcccttctgctgtcagtgtccaaCGACTTTAAGGTCCTCCTTTTGTGCCAGAAAACGGATATCACGGAGGCTGCCCTGGGGGCACTGAGACAAAGTCAGGTGAAGACGGTGTGGATAGTGGGCCGACGTGGAGCCCTGCAAGTGGCCTTCACCATTAAGGTGCTGGGGCCTGAGGGAGAGGGGCCAGGGTCCCAAGTAGATGGTCTGCCCCTTGGGGGGTGTGGCAGGGCAGAGCTGCCTGGGGCGGAAGAGGGAGAGCCAGGCAGGGCCCCCTGGGGCGCAGTGCCTTCCGTGCTGGTGGGAGGTGGTGGTGTCTCCCCCCTGGGCTGGGTTCTGGGGTGGGCTCAGGAGTGGACAGCGCTCTGGGCCTGACTCCACCCCCACTCCCCGCCCACACCGCCAAGGAGCTTCGGGAGATGATTCAGTTACCAGGAACTCGGCCCATTTTGGATCCTGCGGATTTCTTGGGCCTTCAGGACAGAATCAAGGGTGAGGGGCCCTGGCCCGGCCCCCCGGCTCACTAGGGAGGGGATGGTCTAGGTCAGAGAGGGCTCGGGGGAGGGCATTAGGGGAGAGGGCTGTAACCCGGACACCGCCCTGAGATGTTCTGTGTTGCTAACAGAGGTCCCTCGCCCGAGGAAGCGGCTGATGGAACTACTGCTTCGAGCAGCCACGGAGAAGCCAGGGGTGGCGGAGGCTGCCCGCTGGGCATCAGCCTCCCGCGCCTGGGGCCTCCGCTTTTTCCGAAGCCCTCAGCAGGTGCTGCCCTCGCCAGATGGGCGGCGAGCGGCAGGCATCCGCCTGGCAGTCACCAGACTGGAGGTGAGTCTCCTGTTACCCAAAGACACCCCTGTTCTCAaatctccccagccccagcctggtgtttcccaccctctccccatAGGGTGTTGGTGAGGCCACCCGGGCAGTGCCCACTGGAGACGTGGAAGACCTCCCCTGTGGGCTGGTGCTGAGCAGCATTGGGTATAAGAGCCGCCCCATCGACCCCAGTGTGCCCTTCGACCCCAAACTTGGGGTCATCCCCAATATGGAGGGCCGGGTTGTGGATGTGCCAGGTGAGAGGGTATAGTAGGGGACAGGGAGGCTGGTGTCTCCCGGGGCCattcacattcatttattcatctggtGACATGCACTGAGAACCTGCTCTGAGCCAGGCCCTGTCCCAagaccctgcccctgccccagcctccttCTGGCCCTAGAGGAAGCTCCCAGTCTAGCTGAGATGCCCACACATATATCTGGTTATTAAGTCATTCAATTTACTGAGGCCTGCTCTGGGCTAGGCCTAGTGCTGGGACTGGAGATGAAGCAGCAGCCCCTTGGCCTCAGCGAGCTTCCAGCCTGATTTAATATCCACATACCTGTTtagtcattaattcattcattcagtgtttACTGAGAGCCTGTTGAAACAAGGTGGGCAGAACCCAGCTCCTACAGGGAGCTCCTGGTCTACAGGGACACTGAGGTGTAAGGGGGGATGGCATGGTAAATACAGGTTGGGAAGCATTGAGGGCAGTGGGCCAGCGGCCAGAGTGGGCCCAGCTGATGGATGCTGGGAGGCCGTGGGGTGTATGgaggtgtgtgcacatgtgtgtgtactgAGGCCCAGGCTTGCCAGGGGTGTCCAGCCAACTCCCCATTCCTTACCCCCTTGTTACCCCTCTCCAAGGCCTCTACTGCAGCGGCTGGGTGAAGCGGGGGCCCACAGGTGTCATCACCGCTACCATGACTGACAGCTTCGTCACCGGCCAGATTCTGCTGCAGGACCTGAAAGCGGGGCTGCTGCCGTCTGGCCCCAGGCCTGGCTATGCGGCCGTCAAGGCCCTGCTCGGCAGCCGAGGTCTGGGCCCTGTGTGAGCtcctgggaggtggggtgggaggggtccCTGGGCCTTTCACTGTTTGGAAGGGGGCTGCTCTGGGCTGGGGTAGAGGAGGAGGTGAAGGCAGTGACCCGTGTTCCCTCTGCCGCAGGGGTCTGGCCTGTGTCTTTCTCGGACTGGGAGAAGCTGGATGCTGAGGAGGTGTCCCGGGGCCAGGGTGCGGGGAAGCCCAGGGAGAAGCTGCTGGATCCTCAGGAGATGCTGCGGCTGCTGGGACGCTGAGACCAGATCCCAGGCAGGCACGGAGGGGAGGAGTGCTGTGCGGGGGAGAGGGATCGGGGTCAGTCTGAGCAGGACTCTGCACCACAGCTGCATCGCCTGGCCGTCCTGGCATGGGGCCTTGGCTGCCCCTTTTTCAGGGGCCTCTGAGCACTTCCTCGTGCCAGAAGGTCGCTCTTGCCTCTGTGGGTAACTCTCAGCAAGGAGATAACCTTAGGGATGGGTGCAGGTGCAGGCTgaccttcctccctcctgcctaTCTCCTGCTGGACTGTGGAGGGTCACCAGGTCAGACATATGCTGGAAATAAAACACCTGCAACCGAGGGACAGTGGTTGATGTGCGACTTCTTCTGGGACCCGGGGTCACCTTCCAGCTGCAGCTCCCCTCCAGTCACCAGGTGGCGCTGCAGAGCCAGCTCCCTGCTCAGGGGCCTCTTGGGGGCTTGAGGGGTTTTGGCAGCCAGTCCTGGCACCCACCGTCTTTTTCTCAGCTTGGCCCTGCTGCTGCAGCCTACCTGCCTTCTGCCCACACGGCAGGCACACTGACTGCTCTGCTGGCTCTACTGCTGGGTCCCCTCCCTGGTTAGTCCCCAGTACAACCCaaacaagaaaagagaacaagAGGGAGCTGGGCAGCAGCTTGCCCCATCTGCGCCCTGTGGCCCCTCTGTCTCGTGCGGGTCCCCCACTCTGTCCTTCCCGCCTTTGTTGGTTTCCAGCCAGATTGACAAGCCTTTAAAAAATAGTACCTCAATGTCCCTAGCCTGTTCACCATCTTTTACACCAGGCCCCAAGATGCTGTCCTCACTTTATAGACTGGGGGATTCTCGGAATTAAccggcccaaggtcacacacccaGTGAGCTTCGGGCTCGAACCCAGGGTTCCGGGCAGCCTGTTTTCTCCGAGGTTGCACTTGGCCCCGAGTATCCTGTCGGGTCTGGGGACACAGTCgtggagaggggagaagggacgCGAGGGCGGGCAACAAGAATCCTAGAGCAGCACGGGAGCGGGCGGCGGGGTGGGCCGGCCGAggcgggccggggcggggcggaggCTGCGGGCCCCGGTGGGGCGGGCCCGCGCGGGTGGCGGCGGCGGCAAGCGCTCCGCCACAGCCGGTTGGTGAGCCCTGGAAAGCCTGGGCGCGGCGAGCTGCCCAGCCCGGGACAGAGCCGGGCGCCGAGCGGGCCACTAGAACGGCGCGGGGGGCGGGCCCGGTCCAGCCCGCCAGGCCGCGCCACGGGCACCGGCCCCGCGGCGCCCTAGCTCAGGCGCCCGGCGGGCTAGGACAGCACGCGCCAGCGCGCTGAGCCGAGGCGCGGGGACATGCAGCGCGCGGGAGGCGGCCGGCGCGGGCTCTGGGCGCGGTAGCAGCGCCCCTTCCCCCCGGTGAGTGGCGGGCGCCGAGCCGGGGGCGCCAACTTCGCCGCCAACTTGGGGCTGGGCTCAGGCGCCGCGCGGGCAAGGACGGCGGAGACAGATGGCGCGGCACCGGGGAGAGTCTGGTGGGCGCAGGGAACCCCAGGAAGGGGGCGCCGGGGGACCGGGACCCTCGGGGACCGGGCCTGGGGTTTGGACCCGGGCGGGCggagaggaggtgagggagaggcCGAGGTGACAGGCGCGCGGCGGGCGCGAGGGAAGGACGCGGGCGAGGCGCCCAAGACGTTCGTCTCCTGGGTCGCCGAGCCCTCCAGCTCTTTCGCCCGGCACCGCGGCACCGCAGGGGAGGGTGCGGTGCGGGACGTGGGAGTCTGGGCTGCGGGCCCCGCAACTGTTGCTGCTGGAAgccgggcgggggctggggagcGGGGCTGGGTTCGGCCAGAGCGGAGGGGGCTGGAGAGGGCACGGAGCAGAGAGGACGAAAGGGGGCTGTCGGTGGCTCCAGGAGCCCGGCCCCCTGCTCCCGGAGGTCTGCTGAGCACCTACCGCGCGCATCTGCCTTCACACTCCCGCCCCTTCACCGGCTGTAAGTCCTCCAGaccctcccctcccagctcttCCTTCGGTAGAGCGCTCCCTCCTCTGACCTCAGGAAATCAGCGTGGGCTTTCACCGGGTGGTGGGCTCTTCCCAAATGCTGGCCCCGCGCCCTGCGGACCCAGGCTCcgaggaggggaaaggaagggtGGGCGAAGAGGACCTGGGAGAGCCGAGAGCCCGGGTGCGCTGGGCCCTGGCTGCCCCACCAGCGTGTTGCTCTGGTCCCCCGGGGCTTCGACCAGGATCCCCGACGGCGGGGAAGGGGAGCCACTGAGCCTCCTGCGGCAGAAGGCGGTTCGTGCCAGGCCTAGGTGAGCAGGGCCAGGGCCAAACGAAGGCAAAAGACCCAGTGGCCAGAAAATCGCCAAGGGTGCGTCCCACGACCCATCCCAAGGTCCTGCTGGGTGAGCGAAGGGGGAATTCCTGCGGGGCCCTGACGCTCACCCCACTTGTCCTAGTCCTGCTCACCCGTCGGGACTTCGGACTCAGTCCCCAGCCCTCTGATAGTGGCACCGCCCTGGCTCGATCCGACCCGGGCTTTGGAGAAACTGAGGAAAGGAacttgggcgggggtgggggggggagctCGTCTGCTCAGTCTCAGAGCCCGTCTAGTTTCTGGCTGCGCCAGTCCGTTTCCAACCTGCTCCTAAACCCCGTTAGGAATTCGAAGAGGAACGTGAAGGGGACTGGGTAGGTCGGGAACCGGACTCCTGGGTTCTCCctagggcagggctgggctggtaCCCGCCTACAGCCCCGCCTGCCAGGCGAACTCGGCGTCCCCCACCCGCGGGGCTTGGGGTGGCGACGCAGCTTGGGGCAGTGGGTATGGGGGCCTGGGAGCCGGGACCCCCGCAGAGGGTAGCAGCGAGGCGGGGGGGCGCGGAGTGCGTGGTGCCCAGTTTGGCCGCCAGGAGGCGTGGCGCGGGTCCCCGCGCCCGGAGTtgccgccgctgctgccgccgcatGGCGAGTGTCCTTGAGCCGCGGGTGACGGTGGCTCTCGCCGCTCGCGCCCCCTCCTCCCGCGGGGGGAGTCCGATGCCACGTTCCCTATGAATTATTTATCGCTGGCCTAAAAATACCCCGAACTTCACAGCCCGAGTGTAAGAGATTCCCCCGGGGGTTCCGGGAGGAatcagctggggtgggggggcgggttcGTCTTGGAGGAGGGAGACCTCGGTGACCGCGCCAGTGGGGGCAAGGTGGAGGGGTGATCTTCTCCCCTGGCGCCTGGGTTCAGGTCTTAGCTCGGCAAAATGGAGGGAGGGAAACCCGACGGCAAAGCTGAGGCCGCTCACTCGGAGGGCAGTGGATCCAGAGGAGCCGCGCAGCCGGGGTCCCTGGGCGCCCGGGAAACAGCGCGGTTGGTGGGTTAGGCCGACTCCTGGGACCGAGGCTCCCGGCTTAGAAGAGGGGGCGGCCATCAGATGTCTGGAGTGTGAGTGCGTGTGCACGTCCGTGTGCGGGAGCCTGCCTGGGATTGGGGGAGCAGGGGGAAGAGAAGAGCCCTAAGCTCGTGGAGGTGCTCAGGCCGTTCAAGGTGATGCTGAGTGTCCCCACTGCCACTCTCCGCCGGGCTTTTTGGGGGTCCGGGTGTTCATCAAATATTACCAGCACGTTTGTGAAAGGTGCGGGCGGCAAGTGGGTGGGCAGAGGTCCTTAAGACAACAGTCCAGTATGGGGCGGGGGCATCATGGAGTGGGCAAATTCCTGCAACAGGGAGCAGAATGATGAGGGAGACATCGCAGAGGCATAGCCAGGAGCTCCCCAAcccggggggtgggggctggtgaGGGGGAGAAGGGCAACTGGCCTAGAGCCAGACCCAGACCCTGTGTCTTCTCACCCGTATTTCCAGAGCCGTCAGGCACTAAGGCAGGTGCTCTGTGGGAGAGGGATTTAGGTGGGGCTCTGAAAATTCTGGAATTTGTCCTGTAGACAAGAGAGAGTCAGTGGGAAGAGGACATTGTAACCCGAGGGAACGGCAGAGCAAAGGCCTGGAGATAATGACAGCGGGAGCTGTCTGGCCACCAGACTGGAGGAAGTGTGGGGTGCACGGAGGGGACCCTGACAGTTAGGGTGCGTGGGGCTCTGTCCACGGGACCCAGGTGTCTGGACTTCATTTGTGGGCACCAGGGAGCAGCTGTGCTCTTTGAGGAGGGGTGCAGTGGCCAGAGGACTGTTTCAGGCCAGTGGGGCAGGCCGGGGTGGGTGGATGGGAGGCGGAGACGGGGGAGGCCAGGGGGAGGCAAGTGGGAGGTTGGATCAGGCCAGGGCTCCGGGATGACCTCCTGCCTTGCGGAGGAGGCTGGATGCCACGTGGTGCTGAGACTCTGGAGCCTGAATCTCTTGGAATCTGCCCATTGCTATTTGAAGCTCAGAGACTGGCCTGATTGAGGCCCCTCCCTCCAGGAGCATTCCGCAATCCCTCCTGGGGAGAGGCAAGACCCGCACcaactccctctcctcctcctctccagtcCTGGAGGACACCTTCCCAGCAGAGAGAGTTTCTAGGGGCAGTGCCCCCTCAGAGTTGAGGGAGGACCTGGGTCCTTCATCTAGAGTCACGTGATCCAAAAGGAACAAAACGAGAGCCACAGGTAGGCactttagaaaaaggaaaaagaaaagtgaaatgaaTTCTAACACTGTTGTTTAACTCAATGTAGCTAAAATATTTCTTCAACATGTAATCCATATAAAAATCTTAGtgagagattttctttttgtaatacAAAGTCTTCACTCTCCAGCGTGCATGTTACACTTCGCAGCATACCTCAGTTTGGACAAGCCACATTTAAGTGCTCAGTCATCATACGTGACTGGTGGCTGCTGTATTTGACAGCACGGTTCTAGAGCTCAGAGCTGGGAGGCATAAGTGGGGGAAGCTTCGGGCTTCCCAGAGGATGGGGAAGCTACAGAGGTGGGCAGAGATGAGCACAGAGAGGACTTGCAAAGGAAGAA
Above is a genomic segment from Mesoplodon densirostris isolate mMesDen1 chromosome 18, mMesDen1 primary haplotype, whole genome shotgun sequence containing:
- the FDXR gene encoding NADPH:adrenodoxin oxidoreductase, mitochondrial isoform X2, whose amino-acid sequence is MAPRCWRWWPWSAWPRTRPPPSESTQTFGNSDEVRDPANAKALRKKRRRAQMRVKPGKLRFLLDTEEQTPQICVVGSGPAGFYTAQHLLKHHSQAHVDIYEKQLVPFGLVRFGVAPDHPEVKNVINTFTRTAHSDRCAFHGNVVVGRDVTVRELRDAYHAVVLSYGAEDHKALEIPGQELPGVFSARAFVGWYNGLPENRELAPDLSCDTAVVLGQGNVALDVARILLTPPEHLEKTDITEAALGALRQSQVKTVWIVGRRGALQVAFTIKELREMIQLPGTRPILDPADFLGLQDRIKEVPRPRKRLMELLLRAATEKPGVAEAARWASASRAWGLRFFRSPQQVLPSPDGRRAAGIRLAVTRLEGVGEATRAVPTGDVEDLPCGLVLSSIGYKSRPIDPSVPFDPKLGVIPNMEGRVVDVPGLYCSGWVKRGPTGVITATMTDSFVTGQILLQDLKAGLLPSGPRPGYAAVKALLGSRGVWPVSFSDWEKLDAEEVSRGQGAGKPREKLLDPQEMLRLLGR
- the FDXR gene encoding NADPH:adrenodoxin oxidoreductase, mitochondrial isoform X1 translates to MAPRCWRWWPWSAWPRTRPPPSESTQSFRQQFSTQEQTPQICVVGSGPAGFYTAQHLLKHHSQAHVDIYEKQLVPFGLVRFGVAPDHPEVKNVINTFTRTAHSDRCAFHGNVVVGRDVTVRELRDAYHAVVLSYGAEDHKALEIPGQELPGVFSARAFVGWYNGLPENRELAPDLSCDTAVVLGQGNVALDVARILLTPPEHLEKTDITEAALGALRQSQVKTVWIVGRRGALQVAFTIKELREMIQLPGTRPILDPADFLGLQDRIKEVPRPRKRLMELLLRAATEKPGVAEAARWASASRAWGLRFFRSPQQVLPSPDGRRAAGIRLAVTRLEGVGEATRAVPTGDVEDLPCGLVLSSIGYKSRPIDPSVPFDPKLGVIPNMEGRVVDVPGLYCSGWVKRGPTGVITATMTDSFVTGQILLQDLKAGLLPSGPRPGYAAVKALLGSRGVWPVSFSDWEKLDAEEVSRGQGAGKPREKLLDPQEMLRLLGR